AGggaaaaatcaaaaaaaaaaaatcctgtgagcaaatattatttaattttctaaggcttaaaaaaaaaaattagaaaagtAGTCAAAACCattaaagataattttgtttctttttgaCTTTAGGTTGTTGTTTGCTAGATTGGGGAAGGATGTCAATGGTCCAAAGTAAATCAAATCGCAAGAGAGTGCTTTTGAAGGTGATTATTCTGGGAGATAGCGGAGTTGGGAAGACTTCATTAATGAATCAGTATGTGAACAGCAAATTTTCGACTCAGTATAAGGCCACAATCGGGGCTGATTTTCTTACTAAAGACATCgtaattgataataagCTTGTAACTTTGCAGGTAAGTTAAGAAAGATTAAGTAGGTTGAGATCAAAACATCAGAGCTTTCAAAACAAATGAGATAAGAGGAGAGGAAAGGTAAAGTAATGGATTAGGTCTATTGCGATCGTTAGGAGGATGattgatattgaaaaagcACACTCTTTGTATTTGAATGAAACTATGCAAgttgctttttttttttgaatatatagaaatatatatgAGCAAGTTGCGTTTGTGGATGATCTTCAGCTTATGGGTAATaatctttaattgatttattaactCTGAACCTTAAatgattaatttaaattaattcttttagATTTGGGATACTGCAGGTCAAGAAAGATTTCAATCTTTGGGAGTAGCTTTTTATAGAGGAGCTGACTGTTGTGCGTTGGTTTACGATATGACAAACCCAAAATCTTTTGAAGGATTAGATGCTTGGAGAGAAGAGTTTCTGATTCAAGCAACTCCAAAAGACCCAAACTCTTTTCCTTTTGTTGTTCTGGGAAATAAGTTGGATCTTGATCAGAAATCTAGAAAAGTTAGTTCCCAAAAAGCTTCAGCATGGTGTAAATCTAAAAACATTGAATACTTTGAAACTTCTGCAAAAAATGCAACGAACGTAGATGCTGCGTTCGAAGAAATTGGTCGAAGAGCACTTTATAGAGAAACTTCTGAAGATCAAGTCTACATTCCAGAGCCATTAActctaaataataataaccaACAACACCACGAAATCGGATTTGGGGGCTGTTCTTGTTAAATCATTTATAAAGTCAAAAATAGCTGAGAAGTTGACAGAAAAGGAGAGTACTAATCTTTTTCTCTACTTGATCATATAAATTCTCctattatttgaatctttaaaCTGCACTTAATCAATTGGATCAATAATTCCTCCATCAGAAAGCTGAATTACGCACTCAGATTCTGGCAGATGTGGAGAGCCATAAACTTTACATACTCTTTGCTCGCCCTTACCTTTTCTTAAACTAAGCCTTACATGTGAAGCATGACCAATTACGTGTCCACCAACAGGTTTTGCTACATTCGGCATGAAACTCATACCTCCTGCAGGGTCTGCCATAACATGATTTGTCATAACTATCGCAATATTGAATTGATCAGCCAATTTATTCAGCTTACTTAATgttttattcaaaatctgTTGTCTCTCTGCTAACTCTCCTCTTCCTGAGAATTCAGTTCTAAACAATGCAATAATAGAATCCACAATTAAGAGTGCGAACTTTTCTTCAATCATTTTTCCTGCTGCTGCGCTAATTAACTGATTCAAATGTTCGTGAGTATATGCTCTTGCGTACATGATATTGTCTAAAGCAACGTCTCCCTGAACACCAAATCTTTCTGCTATCTTTACAATTCTCTCTGGTCTGAAAGTACCT
This Cryptosporidium parvum Iowa II chromosome 7, whole genome shotgun sequence DNA region includes the following protein-coding sequences:
- a CDS encoding Rab7 GTPase — its product is MSMVQSKSNRKRVLLKVIILGDSGVGKTSLMNQYVNSKFSTQYKATIGADFLTKDIVIDNKLVTLQIWDTAGQERFQSLGVAFYRGADCCALVYDMTNPKSFEGLDAWREEFLIQATPKDPNSFPFVVLGNKLDLDQKSRKVSSQKASAWCKSKNIEYFETSAKNATNVDAAFEEIGRRALYRETSEDQVYIPEPLTLNNNNQQHHEIGFGGCSC
- a CDS encoding meiotic recombination protein DMC1-like protein, yielding MSAFCQSKSVAKQVSAKGVEEEAFVEIDKLQSAGINVADINKLKTAGLCTVLSIIQATKKELCNIKGLSEAKVEKIVEAAQKLDQSSSFQSGSEVMSRRQNILRITTGSEQFDKMLMGGFESMCITEIFGENRCGKTQICHTLCVAAQLPLEMNGGNGKVCFIDTEGTFRPERIVKIAERFGVQGDVALDNIMYARAYTHEHLNQLISAAAGKMIEEKFALLIVDSIIALFRTEFSGRGELAERQQILNKTLSKLNKLADQFNIAIVMTNHVMADPAGGMSFMPNVAKPVGGHVIGHASHVRLSLRKGKGEQRVCKVYGSPHLPESECVIQLSDGGIIDPID